In Thermococcus stetteri, the DNA window AGCCTGCCAAAGGCTCTAACAAGGGAAGAGGTTAGGCGGCTTCTCTCTGTTATACCTCCAACGAGGAGGAGGGATAGGCTCATCGTTCTTCTACTCTACGGAGTTGGTCTGCGCGTCAGCGAGCTGTGCAACCTCAAGAAGGATGACGTCGACCTGGAGAGAAACCTGATAGTGGTGAGGGGAGGAAAGGGGGCAAAGGACAGGGTTGTTCCCATCCCGAAGTACCTTGCCGATGAGATAAGGACCTACCTTAAGAGCCGCTCCGACGACAGTGAATACCTCCTCGTCGAGGAGAGGAGAAAGTCAAAGGACAGGCTCTCGACTAGGAACGTGTGGTACCTCCTCAAACGCTACGGTCAGAAGGCCGGCGTGGGGGTTACTCCTCACAAGCTCCGCCACAGCTTCGCGACGCACCTCCTTGAGGAAGGGGTGGACATAAGGGCTATACAGGAGTTTCTCGGCCACTCGAACCTCTCAACGACCCAGATATACACCAAAGTAACGGTTGAACACCTCCGTAAGGCCCAGGAGAAGGCAAAGCTAATAGAGAAGCTGATGGGGGAGTAAGGGTTTTATCCTTCCCCGAGCTCTTTTCTCAAGCTTTCCTGTGCGAGGGTTAGAAGTTCCTTGGGGGTGAGTACCTCAAGGGTTTTTGGCTCCTTTTCAAGGACGCTCTCATCAGGAACAACGAGCACTTTCCTGCAATTGAACTTTGAAAGCTTTTCTTCGATTTTCCACACTTCCTCCCACCTTACTCTGTTCTTCCATTTTACTTCGCCTACAATCTCAAGGTGCTTGAAGCCCTGAAGGGCTATGTCAACTTCAAGGTCCGGTTCTTCGATTCTAACTGGTCTGAGCCCGTACACCTTTCCCAGCAGGCTC includes these proteins:
- the xerA gene encoding site-specific tyrosine recombinase/integron integrase, which produces MSEPDEVIEEFETYLDLEGKSPHTVRMYTYYVRRYLEWGGDLNARSALRFLAHLRRNGYSNRSLNLVVQALRAYFRFEGFDDEAEKLKPPKVPRSLPKALTREEVRRLLSVIPPTRRRDRLIVLLLYGVGLRVSELCNLKKDDVDLERNLIVVRGGKGAKDRVVPIPKYLADEIRTYLKSRSDDSEYLLVEERRKSKDRLSTRNVWYLLKRYGQKAGVGVTPHKLRHSFATHLLEEGVDIRAIQEFLGHSNLSTTQIYTKVTVEHLRKAQEKAKLIEKLMGE